The [Actinobacillus] rossii genome contains a region encoding:
- the frp gene encoding nitroreductase A, whose amino-acid sequence MQNNTTLATILSHRSIRHFTEQPIAEDVFQTLMQAAIHASTSNHLQCVSIIRVTDKNLRKQIRELSGMSYVESCPEFIVFCADFNKHYQLEPNAQLDWAEVSLIGAVDTGITAQNVLLAAESLGLGGVYIGALRNNIEAVAEILSLPKYCVPLVGMCLGYPAQDPDLKPRLPTELFCYENSYQTLDKQALENYNAELSAYYQARTGEMRIWQDAITGTLAQPVRPQILPFFNKQGLLKR is encoded by the coding sequence ATGCAAAATAATACAACATTAGCAACCATTTTATCTCACCGTTCTATCCGTCATTTTACAGAACAACCTATTGCGGAAGATGTGTTTCAAACATTGATGCAGGCTGCCATTCATGCCTCGACATCAAATCATCTGCAATGTGTGAGCATTATTCGTGTGACAGATAAAAATTTACGTAAGCAAATCCGTGAATTATCGGGGATGTCTTATGTGGAAAGTTGCCCCGAGTTTATTGTGTTTTGTGCGGACTTTAATAAACATTATCAACTTGAGCCCAATGCGCAATTAGATTGGGCTGAAGTGAGTTTGATTGGCGCTGTTGATACCGGAATTACAGCACAAAATGTCCTGCTTGCGGCAGAAAGTCTTGGACTTGGCGGTGTGTATATTGGTGCATTACGTAATAATATTGAAGCCGTGGCAGAAATTTTGTCTTTACCAAAGTATTGCGTACCACTCGTTGGTATGTGTTTAGGGTATCCAGCTCAAGACCCCGATCTTAAACCACGTTTACCCACAGAATTGTTTTGTTATGAAAATAGTTATCAAACCTTAGATAAACAGGCATTAGAGAATTATAACGCCGAGTTAAGCGCATATTATCAAGCACGTACTGGTGAAATGCGTATTTGGCAAGATGCAATAACCGGTACGCTTGCTCAACCAGTACGTCCACAAATTTTGCCTTTTTTCAACAAGCAAGGTTTGCTAAAACGTTAA
- a CDS encoding RhaT protein: protein MIYLIIAVAIWASAFIFGKVSYQMVDPALTVQLRLLIAMLFSLPFFVPAYRRIPPHLMGRIWLLALINFPIVLLLQFIGLSFTSAASAVTMLGTEPLVVAFIGHFFFRQTAKLLDWILGLIAFIGIILVVLGGEKSGDVSLWGCLLVLAGSMAFGFTIYIGRDVIKEYDARDFTSVIIVLGALLCLPFTVFLVHDWTVHFSWLSMGAILYLGVGCTWLAYRLWNKGLLSTRPVALSIINTLEPVFGVMLAVFFLGEHLTFITGLGMVLVIGAASASVLVPTLYSHLRKRV from the coding sequence ATGATCTATCTCATTATTGCTGTTGCTATTTGGGCGAGTGCATTTATTTTTGGCAAAGTCAGTTACCAGATGGTTGATCCTGCATTAACCGTGCAGCTGAGATTATTGATTGCTATGCTGTTTTCATTACCATTTTTTGTCCCTGCTTATCGCCGTATTCCTCCCCATTTGATGGGGCGGATATGGTTATTGGCATTAATTAATTTCCCCATTGTTTTACTATTACAATTTATTGGATTGTCTTTCACATCAGCCGCCAGTGCAGTCACGATGCTAGGTACAGAACCTTTAGTGGTGGCATTTATTGGGCATTTTTTCTTTAGGCAGACAGCAAAATTGCTCGACTGGATACTCGGTTTGATTGCATTTATTGGTATTATTCTCGTTGTCTTAGGTGGAGAAAAATCTGGCGATGTGAGTTTATGGGGATGTTTATTAGTACTTGCAGGCAGCATGGCATTTGGTTTTACGATTTATATTGGTCGCGATGTTATCAAAGAATACGATGCTAGGGATTTTACTAGTGTCATTATTGTATTAGGCGCTTTGCTGTGTTTACCGTTTACCGTATTTCTCGTTCATGATTGGACAGTACATTTTAGTTGGCTTAGTATGGGGGCAATTTTGTATTTGGGCGTAGGCTGTACTTGGCTGGCTTATCGTTTATGGAATAAGGGACTATTGAGTACAAGGCCTGTGGCGCTGAGTATTATTAATACGCTTGAGCCCGTGTTTGGTGTGATGTTAGCGGTATTTTTCTTAGGTGAACATTTAACTTTTATCACAGGTTTAGGGATGGTACTTGTCATCGGGGCCGCGAGCGCATCAGTACTTGTACCAACATTATATAGCCATTTACGAAAGCGGGTGTAA